The Candidatus Krumholzibacteriia bacterium genome contains a region encoding:
- a CDS encoding tetratricopeptide repeat protein, with amino-acid sequence MASWLLAAVFVSLVSIALAFVPLFNLLAFEFSVGMGALLAYVSGWRACAAAASARQVFVPRQARRRGFPGAALLQVGVQNLLLLFFPLVIIGANAVRVPNCNWSEGLQFYALFTVPGVLYGTTLGFALGLAHRTGWARFHLLLWSLATYVYVLWNIVRQPPIFAYNAFVGFFPGPLYDQAVPLTPLLLLARTIVVVEAILFALLAVMLWDGVRLRWRALSDPWTGARAVAGPLALCALLVFAALQVNAGRLGLRPDAGDIRRALGGHLATEHCDVYYDVQAYTRERAQELAREHEFHYAELREFFGFDVPGRIGSYVYASAEKKKRLMGAGGTSFEDALTDEIHLNAASWPHPVLRHELAHIFAAHLQRWWPICPQIGIHEGIAVAAEWREESGRLGLTPDEACAAMDSLGLLPDLGSLLGAFGFWTQPGARAYTAAGSFVHHLVTAYGMEPFRVLWSTRKFERAYGRSLDDLVREWKRVKLAPVRLTPLQLLRAERQYRPPAIFALPCAREQARLQTELAGARQSEQFARAESLYAGILRLEPDSPSHQLGLARLYLEAGKAAESRRALLALLDTPALPQSWRGRALDELGDAQWTLGEFEGAAASYAGAESLAVSRPERRAFQVARAALRAPELRQALCPYLTEVLPEAAGLASLAWVRAQVPSAPLPRYLLGRRLYYAERFAEAREELGPLAAATDTVLSSDVKLAVLELRALAELRGGAPQRVDSTLADLGGYGLEAAEALHFEDLRRRAAWALRLEAPGTQARGPH; translated from the coding sequence ATGGCGTCGTGGCTCCTGGCAGCCGTCTTCGTTTCGCTCGTTTCCATCGCCCTCGCCTTCGTCCCCCTGTTCAACCTGCTCGCCTTCGAGTTCTCCGTCGGCATGGGTGCCCTCCTCGCCTATGTCTCCGGCTGGCGCGCCTGCGCCGCCGCAGCCTCGGCGCGCCAGGTGTTCGTGCCGCGGCAGGCAAGGAGGCGCGGCTTCCCGGGTGCGGCCCTGCTCCAGGTCGGGGTGCAGAATCTCCTCCTCCTCTTCTTCCCCCTCGTCATCATCGGCGCCAACGCGGTCCGCGTTCCCAACTGCAACTGGAGCGAAGGCCTGCAGTTCTATGCCCTCTTCACCGTGCCCGGAGTTCTCTATGGGACGACCCTCGGTTTCGCGCTCGGGCTCGCCCACCGAACCGGATGGGCGCGCTTCCACCTCCTGCTCTGGAGCCTGGCCACCTACGTCTACGTGCTTTGGAACATCGTGCGCCAACCGCCCATCTTCGCCTACAACGCCTTCGTCGGCTTCTTTCCCGGTCCGTTGTACGACCAGGCGGTGCCACTCACGCCGCTCCTGCTCCTGGCGCGAACGATCGTGGTCGTCGAAGCGATCCTGTTCGCCCTCCTCGCCGTCATGCTCTGGGACGGTGTGCGCTTGCGCTGGCGTGCCCTCTCCGACCCCTGGACGGGAGCCCGCGCCGTCGCTGGTCCCCTGGCGCTCTGCGCCCTCCTCGTTTTCGCCGCCTTGCAGGTGAATGCGGGCCGGCTGGGGCTGCGCCCGGACGCCGGAGACATCCGTCGCGCCCTCGGCGGTCACCTCGCCACCGAACACTGCGATGTCTACTACGACGTCCAGGCCTATACGCGAGAGCGCGCCCAGGAGTTGGCCAGGGAGCACGAGTTCCACTACGCCGAGCTGCGCGAGTTCTTCGGTTTCGATGTTCCGGGACGGATCGGCAGCTATGTCTATGCCTCGGCGGAGAAGAAGAAACGTCTCATGGGCGCTGGGGGCACGAGCTTCGAGGACGCGCTCACCGATGAGATCCACCTCAACGCGGCGAGCTGGCCCCATCCGGTTCTGCGCCACGAGCTGGCTCACATCTTCGCCGCCCACCTGCAGCGCTGGTGGCCCATCTGCCCGCAGATCGGCATCCACGAGGGCATCGCCGTGGCAGCGGAATGGCGCGAGGAAAGCGGGCGCCTCGGCCTGACGCCAGACGAGGCCTGCGCCGCCATGGACAGCTTGGGTCTCTTGCCGGACCTGGGCTCTTTGCTCGGCGCCTTCGGGTTCTGGACCCAGCCGGGGGCGCGGGCGTACACGGCGGCGGGCTCCTTCGTGCACCACCTGGTGACGGCGTACGGGATGGAACCCTTCCGCGTGCTGTGGTCCACGCGCAAGTTCGAGCGCGCCTATGGCCGCAGCCTCGACGATCTGGTACGCGAGTGGAAACGAGTGAAGCTGGCGCCGGTGCGGCTCACACCGCTGCAGCTGCTCCGCGCCGAGCGGCAGTATCGCCCGCCGGCGATCTTCGCCCTCCCCTGTGCGCGCGAGCAGGCGCGTTTGCAAACGGAACTCGCCGGGGCCCGACAAAGCGAGCAGTTCGCCCGCGCCGAGAGCCTCTATGCCGGGATCCTTCGCCTCGAGCCCGACAGCCCGAGCCACCAGCTCGGACTGGCGCGTCTCTACCTCGAGGCTGGTAAAGCCGCCGAGTCGCGCCGTGCGCTCCTCGCACTGCTGGACACGCCGGCCCTGCCGCAGTCCTGGCGCGGGCGCGCCCTCGACGAGCTGGGTGACGCCCAGTGGACACTGGGGGAGTTCGAGGGGGCGGCGGCGAGCTACGCGGGGGCGGAATCGTTGGCGGTGTCACGCCCCGAGAGGCGCGCCTTCCAGGTCGCACGAGCGGCGCTGCGAGCTCCGGAGCTCCGCCAAGCCCTCTGCCCCTATCTCACCGAAGTGCTTCCCGAGGCGGCAGGCCTGGCTTCCCTCGCCTGGGTGCGGGCGCAGGTGCCGTCGGCGCCGCTGCCGCGGTATCTCCTCGGCCGCCGCCTCTACTACGCCGAGCGGTTCGCCGAGGCGCGAGAGGAGCTCGGCCCTCTGGCTGCCGCTACCGACACCGTGCTTTCCTCGGACGTCAAACTCGCCGTTCTCGAGTTGCGGGCCCTGGCGGAACTGCGGGGCGGGGCACCGCAAAGGGTCGATTCGACCTTGGCGGACCTGGGAGGCTACGGTCTGGAAGCGGCCGAGGCCCTGCACTTCGAGGACCTGCGCCGGCGGGCCGCCTGGGCCCTGCGCCTGGAAGCGCCTGGAACTCAAGCTCGTGGGCCCCATTGA
- a CDS encoding kelch repeat-containing protein, with product MRFPTTICCAAAAAAALSVAFQSGRGDQGPAPPRILGVYGVGGVIGEDGTLWQYMPDRKKWLSIDEAFRGEDQETHILPLPVAAKDIQFMESWGFLVTRSGECWHYDLAANRWQNVGPPPMAR from the coding sequence ATGCGATTCCCGACCACGATCTGTTGCGCGGCGGCCGCTGCCGCTGCGCTCTCGGTCGCTTTCCAGAGCGGCCGCGGCGACCAAGGGCCTGCTCCGCCCCGAATCCTCGGAGTCTACGGCGTGGGGGGCGTGATCGGCGAGGACGGGACGCTCTGGCAATACATGCCGGACCGCAAGAAATGGCTCAGCATCGACGAGGCCTTCCGGGGGGAGGACCAGGAAACCCACATCCTGCCCCTTCCGGTGGCAGCGAAGGACATCCAGTTCATGGAGAGCTGGGGTTTCCTGGTCACCCGGAGCGGCGAGTGCTGGCACTACGACCTCGCAGCCAATCGCTGGCAGAACGTGGGGCCTCCGCCCATGGCCCGGTAG
- a CDS encoding methyltransferase translates to MNRAAEPYLRVSQVVNGFTASRVLHMAVDLDLFTSLANEGKTAAQLSSHLDVQPEALELLLNALTSLGFLRKESERFFDTPVSHTYLSRSGPKYMGHLIRHQARSWSAWGRLMEALQTGKPVCKPVPIDKANAELEDFIRGMHELALARGDARWLARVISLVRCRTLLDLGGGPGTYAALFCRANPQLEATVVDLPATLEITRRILREFDLTGRVQVQAADYRSEKIPGGPYDVALLSNILHAETEATNLQLLRNVYEVLSPGALVMVKDHVMSGDHTEPQNGALFALEMLLTTDGRTYSFDEISRWLQRAGFTDTTELPLDPPSPVSLVLALRPGKRALVLLPRPAAKREPAAGAVASSLPPAAPFAPATKGAAPSAAAGTTLPAQASPRAGAQAPRPGATRVPSPSRGPARGIHARRTRAASRPRSRAKNARPPRSPRSGGSSRPGRSRRPRASR, encoded by the coding sequence ATGAACCGCGCGGCGGAGCCTTACCTCAGAGTGAGCCAGGTCGTCAACGGTTTTACCGCCTCGCGGGTCCTGCACATGGCGGTCGACCTCGACCTTTTCACCTCCCTCGCCAACGAGGGCAAGACGGCGGCCCAGCTTTCGAGCCACCTGGACGTGCAGCCCGAGGCCTTGGAGCTCCTGCTCAACGCCCTCACCTCTCTCGGATTTTTGCGCAAGGAGTCGGAGCGCTTCTTCGATACTCCGGTGAGCCACACCTACCTCTCCCGCTCCGGCCCCAAGTACATGGGCCACCTGATACGACACCAGGCCCGGAGTTGGAGCGCTTGGGGCCGGCTCATGGAGGCGCTGCAAACGGGCAAGCCGGTCTGCAAGCCCGTGCCGATCGACAAAGCGAATGCCGAGCTGGAGGATTTCATCCGCGGCATGCACGAGCTGGCCCTGGCCCGTGGTGACGCGCGCTGGCTCGCCCGCGTCATCTCGCTCGTGCGCTGTCGCACCCTTCTCGACCTCGGCGGCGGTCCGGGGACGTATGCCGCCTTGTTCTGCCGCGCCAACCCGCAGCTCGAAGCCACGGTGGTGGACCTGCCGGCCACCCTCGAGATCACCCGGCGCATCCTACGGGAGTTCGATCTCACCGGTCGGGTGCAGGTGCAGGCAGCGGACTACCGGAGCGAAAAGATTCCCGGCGGCCCCTACGACGTGGCCTTGCTGTCCAATATCCTCCATGCGGAGACGGAGGCGACCAATCTGCAGCTGCTCCGCAACGTGTACGAGGTGCTGTCGCCGGGGGCGCTGGTGATGGTGAAGGATCACGTCATGAGCGGGGATCACACGGAGCCGCAGAACGGCGCGCTCTTCGCTTTGGAGATGCTGCTCACCACCGACGGCCGTACCTACAGCTTCGACGAGATCTCCCGCTGGCTGCAGCGCGCTGGTTTCACCGACACCACCGAGCTGCCGCTGGATCCCCCCTCGCCGGTGTCCTTGGTGCTGGCGCTCCGGCCCGGAAAGCGAGCCCTCGTCCTCTTGCCCCGGCCGGCTGCCAAGAGGGAACCGGCTGCCGGCGCAGTGGCCTCGTCGCTTCCACCTGCGGCCCCCTTCGCGCCCGCCACGAAGGGCGCTGCACCATCGGCCGCCGCCGGCACCACGCTGCCGGCGCAGGCGTCGCCCCGAGCCGGCGCACAGGCTCCCAGGCCGGGGGCCACGCGCGTCCCGAGCCCAAGCCGTGGCCCTGCCCGCGGCATCCACGCCCGAAGGACCCGGGCGGCATCGCGCCCTCGGTCGCGAGCCAAGAACGCCAGGCCCCCGCGCTCTCCACGCTCCGGGGGCAGCTCCCGCCCCGGCCGCTCCCGCCGCCCCCGCGCCTCGCGCTGA
- a CDS encoding PD-(D/E)XK nuclease family protein: MPTRAPRRCFREAPFHPDLQAGLLRDLDTARQTAPLTPLRVLVPQPRLGPHLAQAAAAAGLGPLPLQFFSWPELAATLTAAARWGEERQRLAPAGAAALARWVLGREKRPPGFFAQALDQRGFRAAMLRCFDGLAAAGLVRARTLERFLLQHGADLGPRLRHVFELAIGQRRSFESHFDDDAALLERAAGLEPPHLSLGGRLWIYGFEALNVLERRLLLTLARDEEVDLEIYCPRGAATRLVDWLQEEGFQPVPVPAAPPAAAVEMQILSAPGEEAEAREVARRLLRAADREVPFDRMAVVTRTAAALPLLAETLERTGVPITAPTLFALASRRSGRALSRLLDLADGEFATTPVLEFLLLVPARWQEWAGIAADPVPSAWERVARRAGLGVGIEAWRRQLRRERQALLDSRPPEAEAPSRTALAAAAACAELAQVAEALVAELRRFPARARWSEFAALTAECVERVFVDTEETRALRAALAALAALDALPAPRPSRSDFREALRHLLGEARVPAPASRPGGVTLGTAEELYGLDFDVLCLAGLQEGEWPGPVAEDPVLPDRDRAVVGDKSGLPGALPLRADQLERQRWLFQAASAGARRQLVLGYARLDPATGAARLPSELLLELAEGREGRRLDYEDFARLSWCERVPLRRRETPSAGPILSLEEFDDIAVAALPPPAARRYVRLLGPGPARGLALAASRQVRRRFTAFDGLLADAALRSELAGRVRSQPFSASQLALYSTCPFKFFLRQQLRLEPLEREERREPSALEVGILVHRILEAFHRGLESDDVDFEAASFATLRERLLQAASTCFAAREETGAQRATLLWDIRKQQLRDDLVRFLRQERQRAAEDPGWVPWRFEFAFGPEGPVSPAVQRGADALRLRGKIDRIDRHLRHPGLRVVDYKSGRARAGKREPGAVQLVLYLLAASRGDTACLEHSEGRFVHVTRRGGFEVQRLAGTRVLARRADFDTLVREVAAGIEAGEFFPQPGENGVHCRACDYRGLCDARIQRLVQRKSASRQDARWQALPDFGLELQTLGKGTEDDD, encoded by the coding sequence ATGCCGACGCGTGCACCGCGCCGTTGCTTTCGCGAGGCGCCGTTCCATCCCGATCTGCAGGCGGGACTCCTGCGTGACCTCGACACGGCCCGGCAGACGGCGCCGCTCACCCCGCTCCGCGTCCTCGTGCCGCAGCCCCGCCTCGGCCCGCATCTGGCGCAGGCCGCAGCAGCCGCTGGTCTCGGCCCCTTGCCGCTGCAGTTTTTCTCTTGGCCCGAGCTGGCAGCGACGCTGACTGCAGCGGCGCGCTGGGGTGAAGAGCGCCAGCGCCTGGCGCCGGCGGGTGCGGCGGCGCTGGCGCGGTGGGTCCTGGGACGGGAGAAGCGACCCCCTGGTTTCTTCGCGCAGGCTCTCGACCAGCGCGGCTTCCGCGCCGCCATGCTGCGCTGCTTCGATGGCTTAGCCGCCGCCGGTTTGGTGCGAGCCCGCACCCTGGAACGCTTCCTCCTCCAGCACGGCGCCGATCTCGGGCCGCGGCTGCGCCACGTCTTCGAGCTCGCCATCGGCCAGCGCCGCTCGTTCGAGTCCCATTTCGATGACGATGCGGCCCTGCTGGAGCGGGCGGCTGGTCTGGAACCGCCGCACCTGTCGCTCGGTGGGAGACTGTGGATCTACGGCTTCGAGGCCCTGAACGTGCTCGAGCGCCGGCTCCTCCTGACCTTGGCGCGGGACGAAGAGGTCGACTTGGAGATCTACTGCCCGCGTGGGGCGGCGACTCGACTGGTGGACTGGCTGCAAGAGGAAGGCTTCCAACCAGTTCCCGTACCGGCCGCTCCTCCTGCTGCGGCCGTCGAGATGCAGATTCTTTCGGCCCCTGGCGAGGAGGCGGAGGCAAGGGAGGTCGCCCGGCGGCTCCTGCGCGCCGCCGATCGAGAGGTGCCTTTCGACCGCATGGCGGTGGTGACACGCACGGCCGCGGCGCTGCCTCTCTTGGCGGAAACGCTGGAGCGGACCGGCGTGCCCATCACCGCACCCACGCTCTTCGCCCTCGCCTCGCGGCGTTCCGGCCGCGCCCTCTCGCGTCTCCTCGATCTCGCCGACGGCGAGTTCGCCACCACCCCGGTGCTGGAGTTCCTCCTCCTCGTTCCGGCGCGCTGGCAGGAGTGGGCCGGCATCGCCGCGGACCCGGTGCCCTCGGCGTGGGAACGGGTGGCGCGACGCGCCGGGCTCGGCGTCGGCATCGAAGCCTGGCGCCGGCAGCTCAGGCGGGAGCGACAGGCGCTCCTGGACAGCCGGCCGCCGGAGGCGGAGGCACCCTCCCGTACGGCGCTCGCCGCAGCGGCGGCTTGCGCCGAGCTGGCGCAGGTCGCAGAAGCCCTCGTAGCGGAGCTGCGCCGTTTCCCGGCTCGGGCGCGCTGGAGCGAGTTCGCCGCCCTCACGGCGGAGTGCGTGGAGCGCGTCTTTGTCGACACGGAAGAAACGCGGGCCCTGCGCGCCGCACTCGCCGCACTCGCCGCTTTGGACGCGCTGCCGGCGCCGCGGCCGTCGCGCTCCGACTTTCGCGAAGCGCTGCGCCACCTGCTGGGGGAAGCGCGGGTGCCGGCGCCGGCGTCGCGACCGGGCGGCGTCACTCTCGGCACCGCGGAGGAGCTCTACGGTCTGGATTTCGACGTGCTCTGCCTCGCCGGTCTGCAAGAAGGCGAGTGGCCCGGGCCGGTCGCCGAGGATCCCGTTCTTCCCGACCGGGATCGCGCCGTCGTCGGCGACAAGAGCGGCCTGCCCGGTGCGCTGCCGCTGCGTGCCGACCAGCTCGAGCGGCAGCGCTGGCTCTTCCAGGCTGCGAGCGCCGGCGCCCGCCGCCAGCTGGTGCTCGGCTACGCCCGCCTCGACCCGGCGACGGGGGCGGCGCGGTTGCCCTCCGAGTTGCTCCTCGAGCTGGCGGAAGGGCGCGAAGGTCGCCGCCTCGATTACGAAGACTTCGCCCGACTTTCCTGGTGCGAGCGCGTGCCGCTGCGCCGTCGCGAGACGCCGTCGGCCGGACCCATCCTCTCGCTGGAGGAATTCGACGACATCGCCGTGGCGGCGCTGCCGCCGCCGGCAGCGCGGCGCTACGTCCGCCTGCTGGGCCCCGGGCCGGCGCGCGGCCTCGCCCTCGCCGCTTCCCGGCAGGTGCGCCGGCGCTTCACCGCTTTCGACGGTCTCCTCGCCGACGCAGCCCTGCGGAGCGAGCTCGCAGGTCGGGTGCGCTCGCAGCCTTTCTCCGCCTCGCAGCTGGCGCTGTACTCCACCTGCCCGTTCAAGTTCTTCCTCCGCCAGCAGCTGCGGTTGGAACCGCTGGAGCGTGAGGAGCGTCGCGAACCCTCCGCGCTGGAGGTGGGCATCCTAGTCCATCGAATCTTGGAAGCCTTCCATCGTGGTCTCGAGTCGGACGATGTCGATTTCGAAGCGGCCAGCTTCGCGACCCTGCGCGAGCGCTTGCTGCAAGCGGCGAGCACCTGCTTCGCCGCCCGCGAGGAGACAGGAGCGCAGCGGGCGACGCTGCTCTGGGACATTCGCAAGCAACAGCTCCGCGACGATCTGGTGCGCTTCCTGCGCCAGGAGCGGCAGCGGGCGGCGGAAGATCCGGGCTGGGTGCCTTGGCGTTTCGAATTCGCCTTCGGCCCCGAGGGGCCGGTGTCGCCGGCGGTGCAGCGCGGCGCCGATGCCTTGCGCTTGCGCGGCAAGATCGACCGCATCGACCGGCACCTGCGCCACCCGGGCCTGCGCGTGGTGGACTACAAGAGCGGCCGGGCCCGCGCCGGAAAACGCGAACCCGGGGCGGTGCAGCTGGTGCTCTACCTGCTCGCCGCCAGCCGCGGCGACACGGCTTGCCTGGAGCACAGCGAGGGCCGCTTCGTCCACGTGACCCGCCGCGGTGGCTTCGAGGTGCAACGCCTGGCTGGCACGCGGGTGCTGGCGCGGCGAGCGGACTTCGACACCCTGGTGCGGGAGGTGGCGGCCGGGATCGAGGCAGGAGAATTCTTCCCGCAGCCGGGGGAGAACGGGGTGCATTGCCGCGCCTGCGACTATCGCGGTCTGTGCGACGCCCGCATCCAGCGCCTGGTGCAGCGCAAGTCGGCGAGCCGGCAGGACGCACGCTGGCAAGCGTTGCCCGACTTCGGCCTGGAGCTGCAGACGCTCGGGAAGGGAACGGAGGACGATGACTGA
- a CDS encoding UvrD-helicase domain-containing protein has product MTDTLLPEDWKPADQAVRTRIVESLDRPLVVEAGAGTGKTTLLVARLLHALESGVADMAGIVAISFTEKAAGELRLRLRQALETRVPAAPAAAQARLRRALGELHRAQISTIHAFASSLLRERPAEARLDPQFRVLDELEALQLQRDFWRRWVDRELEDPRGAELLRAALQTGVRLDPDLEGVVRALYDNRDLAEVVRLPPETEALETRLQALRQEVRDSWQHAQDHCRDRNDRGRLHLEQLAQRFEALEDLDHEAWPAFFLQGTSVKPGLGRRESWIPGGLETSKALRQALQARLEALQQDLAGRVLRRSLLWARRFLAAYAEEKRRLGVLDFQDLLLEARALLRDDLAVRRDLGRRVRMLCVDEFQDTDPLQAELVLYLAETGPAALSWQDVQVGAQLFLVGDPKQSIYRFRRADLDVYEQCCAIVRRSGGEVLDVVQNFRSRPAILHWVNGVFASLFGAGAAHPPQPRHVPLVPLPAATTGGPAVWIVPPAAGSAENADTARRAEALALVAFVQRALDEAWPVRQASGARALQPGDVAFLFARTSGIEHYEDALRAAGLPFRQEGGKLFFQRQEVRDVLHALAAIDDPGDELALAAALRSPLFGASDAALWQHRQRCGRFDYLAPAPESPLHAALETFAVLHAERHGRGVGGVTARLLECTAARAVYGAQP; this is encoded by the coding sequence ATGACTGACACGCTCCTTCCCGAAGACTGGAAGCCCGCCGATCAGGCGGTGCGCACCCGCATCGTGGAGAGCCTCGATCGGCCGCTCGTGGTGGAGGCGGGAGCGGGTACGGGCAAGACCACACTCCTGGTGGCGCGGCTGCTGCACGCGCTGGAGAGCGGCGTCGCCGACATGGCCGGCATCGTGGCGATCAGCTTCACCGAGAAAGCGGCGGGGGAGCTGCGGCTGCGCTTGCGTCAGGCGTTGGAGACGCGCGTGCCCGCTGCGCCGGCGGCGGCGCAGGCGCGCCTGCGCCGAGCCCTCGGTGAACTGCATCGGGCGCAGATCTCCACCATCCACGCATTCGCCTCGAGCCTGCTGCGTGAGCGTCCGGCGGAAGCGCGACTGGATCCGCAGTTCCGCGTCCTCGACGAGCTGGAGGCGCTGCAGCTGCAGCGCGATTTCTGGCGTCGCTGGGTGGACCGCGAGCTGGAGGATCCGCGCGGCGCCGAGCTGCTGCGCGCCGCGCTGCAGACCGGCGTGCGCCTCGACCCGGATCTCGAAGGCGTGGTGCGCGCTCTCTACGACAATCGCGATCTCGCCGAGGTGGTGCGCTTGCCGCCGGAGACCGAGGCCCTGGAAACGCGTCTGCAAGCCTTGCGACAGGAAGTGCGCGACAGCTGGCAACACGCCCAGGACCACTGCCGCGATCGGAACGACCGGGGCCGGTTGCATCTCGAACAGCTGGCACAGCGTTTCGAGGCGCTCGAAGACCTCGATCACGAGGCGTGGCCCGCGTTCTTCCTGCAAGGAACGAGCGTCAAGCCCGGGCTCGGTCGGCGCGAGTCCTGGATTCCTGGTGGCCTGGAGACGAGCAAGGCGCTGCGGCAAGCGCTGCAAGCACGGCTCGAGGCGCTGCAGCAAGATCTGGCGGGACGAGTGCTGCGGCGCTCGCTGCTCTGGGCGCGACGCTTCCTGGCGGCGTACGCCGAGGAGAAGCGCCGGCTCGGAGTGCTGGACTTCCAGGACTTGCTGCTCGAAGCGCGGGCCTTGCTGCGTGACGACCTGGCAGTGCGCCGTGATCTCGGCCGGCGCGTGCGGATGCTCTGCGTCGACGAGTTCCAGGATACGGATCCGTTGCAAGCCGAGCTCGTGCTCTACCTCGCCGAAACAGGCCCCGCGGCGTTGTCCTGGCAGGATGTGCAGGTAGGGGCCCAGCTCTTCCTGGTGGGCGACCCGAAGCAATCCATCTATCGCTTCCGCCGCGCTGATCTCGACGTCTACGAACAATGCTGCGCCATCGTGCGGCGCTCCGGCGGCGAGGTCCTCGACGTGGTGCAGAACTTCCGCAGCCGGCCGGCGATCCTGCACTGGGTGAACGGCGTCTTCGCTTCCCTCTTCGGCGCCGGTGCGGCGCATCCACCGCAGCCGCGGCACGTCCCTCTGGTGCCCTTGCCCGCCGCCACCACCGGCGGGCCGGCGGTGTGGATCGTCCCTCCCGCGGCCGGGAGCGCCGAGAATGCCGATACCGCCCGGCGCGCCGAGGCGTTGGCCCTCGTCGCCTTCGTGCAACGGGCCCTGGACGAAGCCTGGCCGGTGCGCCAGGCGAGCGGTGCACGGGCACTGCAGCCCGGCGACGTGGCCTTCCTTTTCGCCCGCACCTCCGGCATCGAACACTACGAGGATGCTCTGCGCGCCGCCGGTCTGCCCTTCCGCCAGGAAGGGGGCAAGCTCTTCTTCCAGCGCCAGGAAGTGCGCGACGTGCTCCATGCTCTCGCCGCGATCGACGACCCCGGCGACGAACTGGCGCTGGCGGCGGCGTTGCGCTCACCGCTTTTCGGCGCCAGCGATGCGGCGCTCTGGCAGCATCGCCAGCGCTGTGGCCGCTTCGACTACTTGGCGCCGGCGCCGGAATCGCCGCTCCATGCAGCCCTCGAGACCTTCGCGGTGCTGCACGCCGAACGTCATGGCCGCGGCGTCGGCGGTGTCACCGCGCGCTTGCTCGAATGCACCGCGGCCCGGGCGGTGTACGGGGCGCAGCCCTAG
- a CDS encoding 3'-5' exonuclease, which yields MLRRARGFENSRPAGLREFVNALRDLDEEAPRLAEWTPEEENPEQVRLLTVHMAKGLEFPCVVLANLAARGNPQHEAIVYDRAEGTAEMRLQATDLGAALQAPGWAPLATRERERERAEEKRLLYVAATRARDYLAVGAFAGRRAEGLLKALQEVPGALGDGPLGELPAPVPAGATTPMQAAWCIVQAGELRPPVRSAPSPRPAAEVEVLRETRQAWSVAHAALLRRGSEPRVRRCTEPEWGTARGLEALLHEVLRQVPLDASAPILGACAREVAARLGATSHIDAALALLLPSLALPIHARAQAASQLWRGTRLLHASGAALLEVCLDLVFLEDQGAVLVDYALQLADDAQAAGEALARRAFVLTRTGVPVGEAGTLFLSAGVYEPLADLGARLEAVGREFGA from the coding sequence TTGCTCCGGCGAGCCCGCGGCTTCGAGAACAGTCGCCCCGCCGGTTTGCGCGAATTCGTCAACGCCCTGCGCGATCTCGACGAGGAAGCGCCGCGCCTGGCGGAGTGGACGCCGGAGGAGGAGAACCCGGAGCAGGTGCGCCTGCTCACGGTGCATATGGCGAAGGGACTCGAGTTCCCCTGCGTCGTCCTCGCCAACCTCGCGGCGCGCGGCAATCCACAGCACGAGGCCATCGTCTACGACCGCGCCGAGGGCACGGCGGAGATGCGGTTGCAAGCCACAGATCTCGGTGCGGCGCTGCAGGCACCGGGCTGGGCCCCGCTCGCCACGCGGGAGCGCGAGCGCGAGCGCGCCGAGGAGAAGCGCTTGCTCTACGTCGCGGCAACGCGGGCGCGGGACTACTTGGCGGTGGGCGCCTTCGCCGGCCGGCGCGCCGAAGGCTTGTTGAAGGCGCTGCAGGAGGTCCCGGGAGCGCTGGGGGATGGCCCCCTCGGCGAGCTGCCAGCGCCGGTGCCGGCCGGGGCCACGACCCCCATGCAAGCGGCATGGTGCATCGTCCAGGCAGGAGAGCTGCGCCCCCCGGTGCGGAGTGCGCCCTCGCCGCGCCCGGCGGCCGAGGTGGAGGTGCTGCGCGAGACACGCCAAGCCTGGTCTGTGGCGCACGCGGCACTCTTGCGTCGCGGCAGCGAGCCTCGCGTCCGCCGCTGCACCGAGCCGGAGTGGGGGACGGCCCGGGGACTCGAAGCCTTGCTGCACGAAGTGCTGCGGCAGGTGCCTCTCGACGCCTCGGCCCCCATCCTCGGCGCCTGTGCCCGCGAGGTCGCAGCGCGACTCGGCGCCACGAGCCACATCGATGCAGCTCTCGCTCTCTTGCTGCCGTCTCTCGCTCTGCCGATCCACGCGCGGGCCCAGGCGGCGTCACAGCTCTGGCGCGGCACCCGACTGTTGCACGCCTCCGGCGCCGCCCTTCTCGAGGTGTGTCTCGATCTGGTCTTCCTGGAGGACCAAGGTGCGGTGCTGGTGGACTACGCCCTCCAGCTGGCGGACGACGCCCAGGCGGCAGGCGAGGCGCTGGCGCGCCGCGCTTTCGTCCTGACGCGAACCGGTGTCCCGGTGGGTGAAGCGGGGACGCTTTTCTTGTCGGCCGGAGTTTATGAGCCGCTGGCAGATCTGGGGGCGCGACTGGAAGCGGTGGGGCGGGAATTCGGCGCCTGA